A DNA window from Andrena cerasifolii isolate SP2316 chromosome 16, iyAndCera1_principal, whole genome shotgun sequence contains the following coding sequences:
- the LOC143377449 gene encoding uncharacterized protein LOC143377449 isoform X9: MARRKSLNRRLSRYSRNSTGSAFLDPDTENLGDEQPYWWKNLENNTVMRPSMSSNTPNQTSPILDPNSRIDSGKPQDGWWKVLETTDIADDAKLTMPTTKPDADNNIVTTSESDEEPRIIKRKVTLRSAARKLRSDPFMNIVESEMSDKKSTDESPTNKSGSINKGTTRSRRVNKIPESSSDQSHSTDVILKSKPTLFKRKHKDRQRNVFDDVLKENELLTPKKRKSLILSPHSKTGTLMENKITKSPIVKQGRAGQLALSFENDHDLSRLPNPEAQSTLLESSSSMHGSNKDTNNSEMEARVLKPKSTFLKRLKRGGDKNVFADIFAEEETHNDVEISKGKEKGTDANAEASKNNSVGQEGGSFRGPQSTPSNVVNEIRTGDAKATKGSRSTETITSPAQDPRGSIEPNASAPASIASSDTSDKSQDHNTFLKPRSTFLTKSRKRSGRNIFQEILEEDDNVDALRQSGSDALIDRTKEDLRMKNQATGAPEKRRHEIIDQESNIGSDELHLELAGSSDEDIAWPDGNNAKETSKLCRSTYDSDIEFSELGSELKEKRQRRSALNVSPEIPEISNQRTASLPRIINEASISGGSGTLNVRPRESASDVSVSVTSKHEEGNRTKSPSRNQHERDILEENKGSSHKLYPPLSIDISDDIDQESEVIEGTRRKGTSKLGKPSFRSAIDDSESDDLQSTPSRPSKKLRTSIRQLTVVTPRDSDLEPVLSTPKRQSKSLSKSQKLLSSRVISEDEAEEVQTTSKTPSRSLSKSQKLLSSRVISEAEVEDVQATPKRQSKSLSKSQKWLSSRVVSEDEPGDVQETTKRQTRSLSKSQKLLSSRVISEDEVEEVQATPKRQSKSLSKSQKLLSSRVISEDEAEEVQTTPKRQSRSLSKSQKLLSSRVVSEDEPEEVQATSKRQSGGLSKSQKLLSSRVISEDEVEEVQATSKRQSGRLSKSQKLLSSRVISEAEVEDVQATPKRQSRSLSKSQKLLSSRVISEDEPEEVQTTPERQRRSSSRSQKWLSMRVVSESETEDVQETTKRQTRSLSKSQKLLSTRVMSEDEAEEVQTTSKTPSRSLSKSQKLLSSRVTSEDEAEEVQATSKTPSRSLSKSQKLLSSRVISEDEAEEVQTTPKTPSRSLSKSQKLLSSRVISEDEAEEVQTTSERQRRSSSRSQKWLSTRVTSEDEAEEIQRPRKTRESEIVNKAQKRSILNAITESEAEHPKTPERRSKVLSKSRNDTSSAANQIEPCEVDGGAKRQSKSISRVERQLTVSIVNISETKEVESSQQKHSRNFMSREPTVLPTRGDSQLTVPITGESNMHRVQEEEEEEEGGIDAGVESFSATRRSEQRIAFNPNVTKDREDEDLLNVSSKNVKEAKEVSRNDARQNVGENRSVTSGKAKGSVGSTRMSTKRGKDSLRGQRNIEDFLNVRKAVPASQVFDDTQKAEKFKRKLEEIKKRIMDDMTPSGNSNESKLPLQQKKPSNLMKTAKATQKRRPAKPIHKAFLVNGQVYKVPRLPRPQHWVTDRLYKYLWKRLEPKHTLQTRVISEKFVRQLSNVMRFIVKQKSYTSYRAELYALMKEMARLGIIRTRHEFYTFCHEFFPYELRVKVIPMLLPGNKRNIPYDMNKLHEPLLRS; the protein is encoded by the exons ATGGCTAGACGCAAAAGTTTAAATAGACGTTTATCGAGATACAGCAGAAACAGTACTGGTTCTGCTTTTCTGGATCCCGATACAGAAAATTTGGGCGATG AACAACCATATTGGTGGAAGAATCTGGAGAACAATACTGTAATGCGACCGTCTATGTCTTCCAATACACCAAATCAAACAAGTCCTATCTTGGATCCTAATTCGCGAATCGATTCAGGCAAGCCACAAGATGGATGGTGGAAAGTATTGGAAACGACAGATATTGCGGATGATGCCAAGCTGACAATGCCTACTACGAAACCAG ATGCCGATAATAATATAGTCACAACGTCGGAGTCCGACGAAGAACCTAGAATTATAAAAAGGAAAGTTACCTTGCGCTCAGCGGCAAGGAAATTACGGAGTGATCCTTTCATGAATATTGTGGAGTCTGAAATGTCAGACAAAAAAAGTACAGACGAAAGTCCTACGAATAAATCTGGGTCCATCAATAAGGGTACTACCAGGTCTAGGCGGGTAAACAAGATTCCAGAAAGTAGTTCAGATCAAAGCCATAGCACGGATGTCATTTTGAAATCAAAGCCTACACTTTTTAAAAGAAAGCACAAGGACCGGCAGCGAAATGTATTTGACGATGTATTAAAAGAAAATGAGCTGCTGACTCCGAAAAAGAGAAAATCCTTAATACTATCGCCGCATAGTAAGACTGGAACGTTGatggaaaataaaataactaaatcCCCAATTGTGAAACAAGGAAGGGCGGGTCAACTTGCATTATCCTTCGAGAATGACCACGATCTTTCGCGTCTTCCCAACCCAGAAGCGCAGAGTACGTTACTTGAAAGTTCTTCGTCTATGCACGGTAGTAACAAGGATACTAATAATAGCGAGATGGAAGCTCGCGTACTGAAACCAAAATCGACATTTCTAAAACGCCTTAAGAGAGGCGGGGATAAAAATGTGTTTGCCGATATATTTGCGGAGGAAGAAACTCATAACGACGTAGAAATAAGTAAGGGGAAAGAGAAGGGTACCGATGCGAATGCTGAAGCTTCGAAAAACAATTCGGTGGGACAGGAGGGTGGTTCGTTTCGAGGCCCGCAATCAACACCAAGTAATGTCGTAAATGAGATTAGGACCGGTGACGCGAAAGCAACAAAGGGGTCAAGATCAACCGAGACTATTACTTCACCGGCGCAGGATCCTAGAGGATCTATTGAACCAAATGCGTCAGCTCCGGCATCTATTGCGTCAAGCGATACCTCCGACAAGAGTCAAGAtcataatacttttttaaaaccGAGATCAACGTTCCTAACGAAATCGCGTAAACGTTCAGGGAGGAATATCTTTCAAGAGATCCTCGAGGAAGATGACAACGTCGATGCGCTTAGGCAATCTGGATCCGACGCTCTTATTGATCGCACGAAAGAAGATCTTAGGATGAAGAATCAAGCTACAGGAGCACCTGAAAAAAGAAGACATGAAATTATTGACCAAGAGAGCAACATTGGTTCGGATGAGTTACATCTAGAACTAGCAGGTTCCTCAGATGAAGATATTGCTTGGCCAGATGGAAATAATGCCAAGGAAACATCGAAATTGTGCAGGAGTACCTATGACAGTGACATAGAATTTTCTGAACTGGGTTCAGAACTGAAGGAAAAGCGACAACGTCGTTCGGCTTTAAACGTTTCCCCAGAGATCCCAGAAATATCGAATCAAAGAACTGCTAGTCTACCACGGATCATTAACGAAGCAAGTATAAGTGGAGGAAGCGGAACGTTGAACGTAAGGCCTCGAGAATCTGCGAGTGACGTCAGTGTGTCTGTTACATCGAAACACGAAGAAGGTAATCGTACTAAATCACCTTCGCGTAACCAACATGAACGCGATATATTAGAGGAGAACAAAGGGTCATCTCATAAGCTGTACCCGCCATTATCTATCGACATATCGGATGATATTGACCAGGAATCTGAAGTTATTGAAGGAACACGAAGGAAAGGTACAAGTAAATTGGGGAAACCATCATTTCGGTCTGCCATAGATGACTCTGAGTCGGACGACCTGCAGAGCACACCGAGCAGGCCCAGTAAGAAGTTAAGAACATCGATAAGACAGTTAACCGTAGTTACTCCCAGAGACTCTGATCTAGAACCGGTTCTTAGCACTCCGAAAAGGCAAAGCAAAAGTTTAAGTAAGTCGCAAAAGTTGTTAAGTTCGCGCGTTATCAGCGAGGATGAAGCGGAAGAGGTTCAAACAACTTCGAAAACGCCAAGTAGAAGTTTAAGTAAGTCGCAAAAGTTGTTAAGCTCGCGCGTTATCAGCGAGGCTGAAGTAGAAGATGTTCAAGCAACTCCGAAAAGGCAAAGCAAAAGTTTAAGTAAGTCGCAGAAATGGTTAAGCTCGCGCGTTGTCAGCGAGGATGAACCGGGAGATGTACAAGAAACAACAAAAAGACAAACTAGAAGTTTAAGTAAGTCGCAGAAGTTGTTAAGCTCGCGCGTTATCAGCGaggatgaagtggaagaggttcAAGCAACTCCGAAAAGGCAAAGCAAAA GTTTAAGTAAGTCGCAAAAGTTGTTAAGCTCGCGCGTTATCAGCGAGGATGAAGCGGAAGAGGTTCAAACAACTCCGAAAAGGCAAAGCAGAAGTTTAAGTAAGTCGCAGAAGTTGTTAAGCTCGCGCGTTGTCAGCGAGGATGAACCGGAAGAGGTTCAAGCAACATCGAAAAGGCAAAGCGGAGGTTTAAGTAAGTCGCAAAAGTTGTTAAGCTCGCGCGTTATCAGCGaggatgaagtggaagaggttcAAGCAACATCGAAAAGGCAAAGTGGACGTTTAAGTAAGTCGCAAAAGTTGTTAAGCTCGCGCGTTATCAGCGAGGCTGAAGTAGAAGATGTTCAAGCAACTCCGAAAAGGCAAAGCAGAAGTTTAAGTAAGTCGCAGAAGTTGTTAAGCTCGCGCGTTATAAGCGAGGATGAACCGGAAGAGGTTCAAACAACTCCGGAAAGGCAACGTAGAAGTTCGAGTAGGTCGCAGAAATGGTTAAGCATGCGCGTTGTGAGCGAGTCTGAAACGGAAGATGTACAAGAAACAACAAAAAGACAAACTAGAAGTTTAAGTAAGTCACAGAAATTGTTAAGCACGCGCGTTATGAGCGAGGATGAAGCGGAAGAG GTTCAAACAACTTCGAAAACGCCAAGTAGAAGTTTAAGTAAGTCGCAAAAGTTGTTAAGCTCGCGCGTTACCAGCGAGGATGAAGCGGAAGAGGTTCAAGCAACTTCGAAAACGCCAAGTAGAAGTTTAAGTAAGTCGCAAAAGTTGTTAAGCTCGCGCGTTATCAGCGAGGATGAAGCGGAAGAGGTTCAAACAACTCCGAAAACGCCAAGTAGAAGTTTAAGTAAGTCGCAGAAGTTGTTAAGCTCGCGTGTTATAAGCGAGGATGAAGCGGAAGAGGTTCAAACAACTTCGGAAAGGCAACGTAGAAGTTCGAGTAGGTCGCAGAAATGGTTAAGCACGCGCGTTACGAGCGAGGATGAAGCGGAAGAGATTCAGCGGCCTCGGAAAACAAGGGAAAGTGAGATTGTTAATAAAGCGCAAAAGCGGTCAATTTTGAATGCTATAACAGAGTCTGAGGCAGAACATCCTAAGACTCCGGAAAGACGGAGCAAAGTTTTAAGTAAGTCACGAAATGATACTTCCTCTGCTGCGAACCAGATAGAACCGTGTGAAGTTGACGGCGGGGCAAAGAGGCAGAGCAAAAGTATCAGTAGGGTGGAAAGACAATTAACTGTGAGCATTGTGAACATATCTGAGACAAAAGAAGTTGAAAGTAGTCAGCAGAAGCACAGTAGGAACTTTATGTCACGAGAACCAACTGTTTTACCTACCCGCGGCGATTCTCAATTGACTGTACCGATCACAGGCGAATCTAATATGCACAGAgttcaagaagaagaagaagaagaagaaggaggtaTAGATGCAGGAGTCGAGAGCTTTAGTGCTACGCGCAGATCAGAGCAGCGTATCGCATTTAATCCAAATGTTACTAAAGACAGAGAAGATGAGGATCTTTTGAACGTAAGTAGCAAGAATGTAAAGGAAGCGAAAGAGGTTTCGCGGAACGACGCGAGGCAAAACGTAGGAGAGAATCGCAGCGTTACGTCGGGTAAAGCTAAAGGTTCAGTGGGATCTACAAGGATGTCTACGAAGCGGGGTAAAGACTCATTGAGGGGTCAAAGGAATATCGAGGACTTTCTGAACGTGCGCAAGGCTGTCCCGGCGTCGCAAGTATTCGACGACACACAGAAAGCGGAGAAATTTAAGAGGAAGCTGGAGGAGATAAAGAAACGGATAATGGATGATATGACGCCCAGCGGGAACAGCAACGAAAGCAAGTTGCCCCTGCAGCAGAAGAAGCCGAGCAACTTAATGAAAACTGCGAAAGCAACGCAGAAGCGACGTCCTGCGAAACCGATTCACAAAGCGTTCTTAGTAAATGGACAGGTGTACAAGGTTCCCCGTCTTCCTCGTCCGCAGCATTGGGTCACGGACCGTCTCTATAAGTATCTGTGGAAGCGGTTGGAACCGAAGCACACACTACAGACCAGAGTGATCTCTGAAAAGTTTGTTCGCCAGTTGTCGAATGTAATGAGATTTATTGTCAAGCAGAAATCTTACACAAGTTACAGGGCCGAGCTGTACGCGCTGATGAAGGAAATGGCGCGGCTAGGTATTATTCGTACAAGACATGAATTTTACACTTTTTGCCATGAATTCTTCCCGTACGAGCTTCGCGTGAAGGTGATACCAATGCTGTTGCCGGGGAATAAGAGAAACATCCCTTATGATATGAATAAGTTACACGAACCCCTTCTTCGCTCGTAA
- the LOC143377449 gene encoding uncharacterized protein LOC143377449 isoform X6 translates to MARRKSLNRRLSRYSRNSTGSAFLDPDTENLGDEQPYWWKNLENNTVMRPSMSSNTPNQTSPILDPNSRIDSGKPQDGWWKVLETTDIADDAKLTMPTTKPDADNNIVTTSESDEEPRIIKRKVTLRSAARKLRSDPFMNIVESEMSDKKSTDESPTNKSGSINKGTTRSRRVNKIPESSSDQSHSTDVILKSKPTLFKRKHKDRQRNVFDDVLKENELLTPKKRKSLILSPHSKTGTLMENKITKSPIVKQGRAGQLALSFENDHDLSRLPNPEAQSTLLESSSSMHGSNKDTNNSEMEARVLKPKSTFLKRLKRGGDKNVFADIFAEEETHNDVEISKGKEKGTDANAEASKNNSVGQEGGSFRGPQSTPSNVVNEIRTGDAKATKGSRSTETITSPAQDPRGSIEPNASAPASIASSDTSDKSQDHNTFLKPRSTFLTKSRKRSGRNIFQEILEEDDNVDALRQSGSDALIDRTKEDLRMKNQATGAPEKRRHEIIDQESNIGSDELHLELAGSSDEDIAWPDGNNAKETSKLCRSTYDSDIEFSELGSELKEKRQRRSALNVSPEIPEISNQRTASLPRIINEASISGGSGTLNVRPRESASDVSVSVTSKHEEGNRTKSPSRNQHERDILEENKGSSHKLYPPLSIDISDDIDQESEVIEGTRRKGTSKLGKPSFRSAIDDSESDDLQSTPSRPSKKLRTSIRQLTVVTPRDSDLEPVLSTPKRQSKSLSKSQKLLSSRVISEDEAEEVQTTSKTPSRSLSKSQKLLSSRVISEAEVEDVQATPKRQSKSLSKSQKWLSSRVVSEDEPGDVQETTKRQTRSLSKSQKLLSSRVISEDEVEEVQATPKRQSKSLSKSQKRLSSRVVSEDEPEDVQETTKRQTRSLSKSQKLLSSRVISEDEVEEVQATLKRQSGGLSKSQKLLSSRVISEDEAEEVQTTPKRQSRSLSKSQKLLSSRVVSEDEPEEVQATSKRQSGGLSKSQKLLSSRVISEDEVEEVQATSKRQSGRLSKSQKLLSSRVISEAEVEDVQATPKRQSRSLSKSQKLLSSRVISEDEPEEVQTTSKTPSRSLSKSQKLLSSRVTSEDEAEEVQATSKTPSRSLSKSQKLLSSRVISEDEAEEVQTTPKTPSRSLSKSQKLLSSRVISEDEAEEVQTTSERQRRSSSRSQKWLSTRVTSEDEAEEIQRPRKTRESEIVNKAQKRSILNAITESEAEHPKTPERRSKVLSKSRNDTSSAANQIEPCEVDGGAKRQSKSISRVERQLTVSIVNISETKEVESSQQKHSRNFMSREPTVLPTRGDSQLTVPITGESNMHRVQEEEEEEEGGIDAGVESFSATRRSEQRIAFNPNVTKDREDEDLLNVSSKNVKEAKEVSRNDARQNVGENRSVTSGKAKGSVGSTRMSTKRGKDSLRGQRNIEDFLNVRKAVPASQVFDDTQKAEKFKRKLEEIKKRIMDDMTPSGNSNESKLPLQQKKPSNLMKTAKATQKRRPAKPIHKAFLVNGQVYKVPRLPRPQHWVTDRLYKYLWKRLEPKHTLQTRVISEKFVRQLSNVMRFIVKQKSYTSYRAELYALMKEMARLGIIRTRHEFYTFCHEFFPYELRVKVIPMLLPGNKRNIPYDMNKLHEPLLRS, encoded by the exons ATGGCTAGACGCAAAAGTTTAAATAGACGTTTATCGAGATACAGCAGAAACAGTACTGGTTCTGCTTTTCTGGATCCCGATACAGAAAATTTGGGCGATG AACAACCATATTGGTGGAAGAATCTGGAGAACAATACTGTAATGCGACCGTCTATGTCTTCCAATACACCAAATCAAACAAGTCCTATCTTGGATCCTAATTCGCGAATCGATTCAGGCAAGCCACAAGATGGATGGTGGAAAGTATTGGAAACGACAGATATTGCGGATGATGCCAAGCTGACAATGCCTACTACGAAACCAG ATGCCGATAATAATATAGTCACAACGTCGGAGTCCGACGAAGAACCTAGAATTATAAAAAGGAAAGTTACCTTGCGCTCAGCGGCAAGGAAATTACGGAGTGATCCTTTCATGAATATTGTGGAGTCTGAAATGTCAGACAAAAAAAGTACAGACGAAAGTCCTACGAATAAATCTGGGTCCATCAATAAGGGTACTACCAGGTCTAGGCGGGTAAACAAGATTCCAGAAAGTAGTTCAGATCAAAGCCATAGCACGGATGTCATTTTGAAATCAAAGCCTACACTTTTTAAAAGAAAGCACAAGGACCGGCAGCGAAATGTATTTGACGATGTATTAAAAGAAAATGAGCTGCTGACTCCGAAAAAGAGAAAATCCTTAATACTATCGCCGCATAGTAAGACTGGAACGTTGatggaaaataaaataactaaatcCCCAATTGTGAAACAAGGAAGGGCGGGTCAACTTGCATTATCCTTCGAGAATGACCACGATCTTTCGCGTCTTCCCAACCCAGAAGCGCAGAGTACGTTACTTGAAAGTTCTTCGTCTATGCACGGTAGTAACAAGGATACTAATAATAGCGAGATGGAAGCTCGCGTACTGAAACCAAAATCGACATTTCTAAAACGCCTTAAGAGAGGCGGGGATAAAAATGTGTTTGCCGATATATTTGCGGAGGAAGAAACTCATAACGACGTAGAAATAAGTAAGGGGAAAGAGAAGGGTACCGATGCGAATGCTGAAGCTTCGAAAAACAATTCGGTGGGACAGGAGGGTGGTTCGTTTCGAGGCCCGCAATCAACACCAAGTAATGTCGTAAATGAGATTAGGACCGGTGACGCGAAAGCAACAAAGGGGTCAAGATCAACCGAGACTATTACTTCACCGGCGCAGGATCCTAGAGGATCTATTGAACCAAATGCGTCAGCTCCGGCATCTATTGCGTCAAGCGATACCTCCGACAAGAGTCAAGAtcataatacttttttaaaaccGAGATCAACGTTCCTAACGAAATCGCGTAAACGTTCAGGGAGGAATATCTTTCAAGAGATCCTCGAGGAAGATGACAACGTCGATGCGCTTAGGCAATCTGGATCCGACGCTCTTATTGATCGCACGAAAGAAGATCTTAGGATGAAGAATCAAGCTACAGGAGCACCTGAAAAAAGAAGACATGAAATTATTGACCAAGAGAGCAACATTGGTTCGGATGAGTTACATCTAGAACTAGCAGGTTCCTCAGATGAAGATATTGCTTGGCCAGATGGAAATAATGCCAAGGAAACATCGAAATTGTGCAGGAGTACCTATGACAGTGACATAGAATTTTCTGAACTGGGTTCAGAACTGAAGGAAAAGCGACAACGTCGTTCGGCTTTAAACGTTTCCCCAGAGATCCCAGAAATATCGAATCAAAGAACTGCTAGTCTACCACGGATCATTAACGAAGCAAGTATAAGTGGAGGAAGCGGAACGTTGAACGTAAGGCCTCGAGAATCTGCGAGTGACGTCAGTGTGTCTGTTACATCGAAACACGAAGAAGGTAATCGTACTAAATCACCTTCGCGTAACCAACATGAACGCGATATATTAGAGGAGAACAAAGGGTCATCTCATAAGCTGTACCCGCCATTATCTATCGACATATCGGATGATATTGACCAGGAATCTGAAGTTATTGAAGGAACACGAAGGAAAGGTACAAGTAAATTGGGGAAACCATCATTTCGGTCTGCCATAGATGACTCTGAGTCGGACGACCTGCAGAGCACACCGAGCAGGCCCAGTAAGAAGTTAAGAACATCGATAAGACAGTTAACCGTAGTTACTCCCAGAGACTCTGATCTAGAACCGGTTCTTAGCACTCCGAAAAGGCAAAGCAAAAGTTTAAGTAAGTCGCAAAAGTTGTTAAGTTCGCGCGTTATCAGCGAGGATGAAGCGGAAGAGGTTCAAACAACTTCGAAAACGCCAAGTAGAAGTTTAAGTAAGTCGCAAAAGTTGTTAAGCTCGCGCGTTATCAGCGAGGCTGAAGTAGAAGATGTTCAAGCAACTCCGAAAAGGCAAAGCAAAAGTTTAAGTAAGTCGCAGAAATGGTTAAGCTCGCGCGTTGTCAGCGAGGATGAACCGGGAGATGTACAAGAAACAACAAAAAGACAAACTAGAAGTTTAAGTAAGTCGCAGAAGTTGTTAAGCTCGCGCGTTATCAGCGaggatgaagtggaagaggttcAAGCAACTCCGAAAAGGCAAAGCAAAAGTTTAAGTAAGTCGCAGAAACGGTTAAGCTCGCGCGTTGTCAGCGAGGATGAACCGGAAGATGTACAAGAAACAACAAAAAGACAAACTAGAAGTTTAAGTAAGTCGCAGAAGTTGTTAAGCTCGCGCGTTATCAGCGaggatgaagtggaagaggttcAAGCAACATTGAAAAGGCAAAGTGGAGGTTTAAGTAAGTCGCAAAAGTTGTTAAGCTCGCGCGTTATCAGCGAGGATGAAGCGGAAGAGGTTCAAACAACTCCGAAAAGGCAAAGCAGAAGTTTAAGTAAGTCGCAGAAGTTGTTAAGCTCGCGCGTTGTCAGCGAGGATGAACCGGAAGAGGTTCAAGCAACATCGAAAAGGCAAAGCGGAGGTTTAAGTAAGTCGCAAAAGTTGTTAAGCTCGCGCGTTATCAGCGaggatgaagtggaagaggttcAAGCAACATCGAAAAGGCAAAGTGGACGTTTAAGTAAGTCGCAAAAGTTGTTAAGCTCGCGCGTTATCAGCGAGGCTGAAGTAGAAGATGTTCAAGCAACTCCGAAAAGGCAAAGCAGAAGTTTAAGTAAGTCGCAGAAGTTGTTAAGCTCGCGCGTTATAAGCGAGGATGAACCGGAAGAG GTTCAAACAACTTCGAAAACGCCAAGTAGAAGTTTAAGTAAGTCGCAAAAGTTGTTAAGCTCGCGCGTTACCAGCGAGGATGAAGCGGAAGAGGTTCAAGCAACTTCGAAAACGCCAAGTAGAAGTTTAAGTAAGTCGCAAAAGTTGTTAAGCTCGCGCGTTATCAGCGAGGATGAAGCGGAAGAGGTTCAAACAACTCCGAAAACGCCAAGTAGAAGTTTAAGTAAGTCGCAGAAGTTGTTAAGCTCGCGTGTTATAAGCGAGGATGAAGCGGAAGAGGTTCAAACAACTTCGGAAAGGCAACGTAGAAGTTCGAGTAGGTCGCAGAAATGGTTAAGCACGCGCGTTACGAGCGAGGATGAAGCGGAAGAGATTCAGCGGCCTCGGAAAACAAGGGAAAGTGAGATTGTTAATAAAGCGCAAAAGCGGTCAATTTTGAATGCTATAACAGAGTCTGAGGCAGAACATCCTAAGACTCCGGAAAGACGGAGCAAAGTTTTAAGTAAGTCACGAAATGATACTTCCTCTGCTGCGAACCAGATAGAACCGTGTGAAGTTGACGGCGGGGCAAAGAGGCAGAGCAAAAGTATCAGTAGGGTGGAAAGACAATTAACTGTGAGCATTGTGAACATATCTGAGACAAAAGAAGTTGAAAGTAGTCAGCAGAAGCACAGTAGGAACTTTATGTCACGAGAACCAACTGTTTTACCTACCCGCGGCGATTCTCAATTGACTGTACCGATCACAGGCGAATCTAATATGCACAGAgttcaagaagaagaagaagaagaagaaggaggtaTAGATGCAGGAGTCGAGAGCTTTAGTGCTACGCGCAGATCAGAGCAGCGTATCGCATTTAATCCAAATGTTACTAAAGACAGAGAAGATGAGGATCTTTTGAACGTAAGTAGCAAGAATGTAAAGGAAGCGAAAGAGGTTTCGCGGAACGACGCGAGGCAAAACGTAGGAGAGAATCGCAGCGTTACGTCGGGTAAAGCTAAAGGTTCAGTGGGATCTACAAGGATGTCTACGAAGCGGGGTAAAGACTCATTGAGGGGTCAAAGGAATATCGAGGACTTTCTGAACGTGCGCAAGGCTGTCCCGGCGTCGCAAGTATTCGACGACACACAGAAAGCGGAGAAATTTAAGAGGAAGCTGGAGGAGATAAAGAAACGGATAATGGATGATATGACGCCCAGCGGGAACAGCAACGAAAGCAAGTTGCCCCTGCAGCAGAAGAAGCCGAGCAACTTAATGAAAACTGCGAAAGCAACGCAGAAGCGACGTCCTGCGAAACCGATTCACAAAGCGTTCTTAGTAAATGGACAGGTGTACAAGGTTCCCCGTCTTCCTCGTCCGCAGCATTGGGTCACGGACCGTCTCTATAAGTATCTGTGGAAGCGGTTGGAACCGAAGCACACACTACAGACCAGAGTGATCTCTGAAAAGTTTGTTCGCCAGTTGTCGAATGTAATGAGATTTATTGTCAAGCAGAAATCTTACACAAGTTACAGGGCCGAGCTGTACGCGCTGATGAAGGAAATGGCGCGGCTAGGTATTATTCGTACAAGACATGAATTTTACACTTTTTGCCATGAATTCTTCCCGTACGAGCTTCGCGTGAAGGTGATACCAATGCTGTTGCCGGGGAATAAGAGAAACATCCCTTATGATATGAATAAGTTACACGAACCCCTTCTTCGCTCGTAA